One window of the Bos mutus isolate GX-2022 chromosome X, NWIPB_WYAK_1.1, whole genome shotgun sequence genome contains the following:
- the SPIN3 gene encoding LOW QUALITY PROTEIN: spindlin-3 (The sequence of the model RefSeq protein was modified relative to this genomic sequence to represent the inferred CDS: inserted 3 bases in 2 codons), with the protein MKTPLAKTASGQRSRTGSGHASVSVIMMKRKAAHKKHRSRPISHPPRNIVGCRIRHGWKDGDEPQREWKRTILDQIPVNPSLYXIKYDGFDCVYGLELHRDERLSSLEVLPNRVASSRISDTHLMEIMIGKAVEHIFETEEGSKNEWRGMVLAQAPVMNTWFYITYEKDPGLYMYQLLDDYKDGDLHILPDSNDSPLTEREPGEVIDSLLGKQVEYAKEDGSKRIGMVIHQVEAKPSXYFIKFDDDFHIYVYDLVKTS; encoded by the exons ATGAAGACCCCGCTCGCAAAAACGGCTTCTGGGCAGCGGTCCAGGACAGGCTCAGGGCATGCCAGTGTGTCTGTTATCATGATGAAGAGAAAAGCTGCACACAAGAAGCATAGGAGCAGACCCATCTCCCACCCTCCAAGGAATATCGTGGGCTGCAGAATTCGGCATGGATGGAAAGACGGAGATGAACCTCAAAGAGAGTGGAAGCGAACCATTCTGGATCAGATACCTGTAAATCCCTCTCTGTA CATAAAATATGATGGATTTGACTGTGTTTATGGATTGGAACTTCACAGAGATGAAAGACTGTCATCACTTGAAGTCCTTCCTAATAGAGTTGCATCATCTAGAATCAGTGATACACACTTAATGGAAATTATGATTGGCAAAGCAGTGGAACATATTTTTGAGACAGAGGAAGGTTCCAAAAATGAATGGAGGGGGATGGTCTTAGCTCAGGCACCTGTCATGAATACGTGGTTTTACATTACCTATGAGAAAGATCCTGGATTATATATGTACCAGCTCTTAGATGATTATAAAGATGGTGACCTACACATCCTTCCAGATTCCAATGATTCTCCTCTCACAGAGAGGGAGCCAGGAGAAGTCATAGACAGCCTATTAGGCAAACAAGTGGAATATGCCAAGGAGGATGGCTCCAAGAGAATTGGCATGGTCATTCATCAGGTGGAAGCAAAACCCT TGTACTTCATCAAATTTGATGATGATTTCCATATCTATGTCTATGATTTGGTAAAAACATCTTAG